The Psychrobacter sp. P11G3 genomic interval CGTATGCCATTTACGTATTGGAAGATGGTCATCGTTAAGCCTGATAATGACATGATGAGTGTGGCAAATGCACTGTCAAACCAGCTGATTCAAGCCATGCTATTGGGGTTTATTCCGATTTTATTACTGACTGCATGGGTGTTTCGTCGCTACTTTACGCGTCCATTGAAGCACATGGCAATGGCCGTGGCTGATATGGGCACATTGATTGAGCAAAAACAATATCAAAAATTAAGCGTGAATAAATTGCCACACTCAAATGTCAGTGAAATCCAAGTCATCAGCGAGCAGACCAATCAACTGATTGATCGTGTCGTCGAAAACGAAGGCGCGCTTGCTGAAATAAATGTCCATCTAGAGAGCCAAGTGACCGCCCGTACGAAAGATTTGCAGCAAGCCATGGACGAATTAAAAGCCTCACAAGTGCATCTGGTACGCTCCGAAAAAATGGCCACACTCGGTCAGATGGTGGCAGGCGTGGCGCACGAGGTCAATACGCCTCTTGGCTATGTGCGTAGCAATATGGAGCTGGTCGGTGATAACCTCATGCGTTTTGATGAGCTGATACAGCATACCGATCAATTATTGCATGCGTTAAAAGAACCAGAGGCTGACCAAGCACAAGTGACTCAATTGATAGAGGAGACCTTGCAGTGTTGCGAGGCAATTAAAGAAGATGAAGTCAGTGAGGATTTGACAGATTTGATCAAAGACGGCCTGTATGGCGTCGATCAGATTGCGGAGTTGGTCGTGAGTTTGCGTGATTTCTCTCGAATTGACGAATCCAAGGTAAAAGAGGTCGATATCAATGACTGTATCAACACGTCTTTGGTGATGGCACGTAATAATCTAAAAACTCTAGATGTCAGCACCAGTCTGGCTGAGCTACCATTGATTCAATGCAATCCTTCGCAAATCAACCAAGTATTACTCAATCTATTTAATAATGCCGCCCAAGCCATGCCAATGGATTATAAAGGGACATTACAGATCCTCTCGTCTGTTGATGAGTCGCGACAATACGTGGCAATTAGCATTACAGATAATGGTGTTGGTATCAAAGAGAGTATTTTAACGCAGATCTTTGAGCCTTTTTTTACCACCAAAAAAGCCGGTGATGGCACAGGGTTGGGATTGGCTATCACAGCACAAATTATCGAACAACATAGCGGTCGCATCGAGGTCAGCTCAATCGTTGGCACTGGAACGACGTTTACCATCCTGCTGCCGATACAGTCTATCGCTCATAAAACCGAATCTTCACAGGCCTTATTTGAAAGTTGAGAGACTTCCAACTACTTATTTAAAGAGAGCCTCATGCAAAAACCAAAAATTGCCTTTATCGATGATGAACCACGCATTTTACGCAGTTTAAAAATGCACTTCCGACAGTCACACGATGTGTTTATCACCACCGATGCCATTGAGCTGATGGAATATATCAGCGCGAATGAGGTACAAGTGGTCGTCAGCGATCAACGCATGCCAGATAAGCAAGGTACAGAAGTGTTGCGTGATATCAAGGCGGCATCCCCGAATACTATTCGTATCTTATTGACGGGGTATGCAGATCTGAATGCAGTGATTGATTCTGTGAATGAAGGCGAGATTTATCGCTATATCACAAAGCCTTGGCAGAATGATGAACTCAAAAAAACCGTTAATAAAGCCACAGAGATTGCTCAAAAAACCCAAGAAATCACCCAAAATGTCACTGAAAATCATGATACTCAAAACCGTATTCATGCCAGCATTGATAGCAAGCGTAGTATATTGGTGTTAGATGATGATGAGAGTGTCTATCAGCAAATAAAAAGTCATTTTAAGAGTGCTTATACCGTGAGCTGGGCAAGCAATATTGAGCAGGCTGCAAGCTTATTACAAAAAAAACGCTTTGGCGTCACTATTACGGATTCGACGCTCAATAAAGAAAATATCACTCCCATTGTTTATGCGCTAAAAAATATCCAGCCTGATCTGATGGTGCTCATGTTGACCGAGTTCAAAGATGCACATATGGTGATTGATTTGATTAATAAAGGTCAGGTATATCGCTGCCTACCACGACCGACCAATTTTTCTATGATGAGTATCAGTCTTGATCGCGCGTTTGATCATCACGAAAGATTGGTACAGCAGCCGATATTGGCAGCTCGCCATCATGTTGAAGCAGTGCCGGAACCAGAGACGTTGAACTTTTCTGACAAAATAAACCGTTTTTTTGCCAAATTTAGAGGTTGGCGTATTGGAAGGTGACGTCAATCCAACATAAAAGTGATACATGCGATGATCATCTTGCTACTGGTTATAAGCTTTCTCATTGGCTGCACAATATTTACCCCAGTAGAACCGTATGCACTTTAGGAGGAATCGACTGTATTTTGTTTAAGGTCGAACGCTATTTAAGCCAAAAAATTTTGCACGCAGTTGATTAAATACTCTTTTACGGCATTGAACAGTGGGTCAATCAATCGTCGTTCAGGACAGATCAAATATAGTGGATAGGGGGCAACTTGCCAGCCCCCTAGTTTGGCTTCAATATGCCGTTCTTCTTTTATATCAGAACTAATGTCCAAACGAGATTTTAGTGCAACACCATGTCCCATTATTGTCCAACGCCTGACCACGTCACCATCTTTTGCCCGATACAGCGACGCTCACTTGTTT includes:
- a CDS encoding sensor histidine kinase produces the protein MSVTNRLGSISTRMLIILALAFSLIILMVYWVIETQAKPRLLEMTSETVVETGNEAINSIMASISHVDGLAKATSTMAGGLPKEDVLYKETFGNLMQQTDLRIVGGGVWFDPNMYEQGRERQSFVWARDEAGNMQPSERYNQVSQTPNPYYRDWWYIPAMYARHDHCVWSRAYVDPVSNQPMMTCAKSLYDSRNQAFDGVVSFNLLLDNLDDAMKKWQDKVGGYVFLVDLDNRFLTFPDQSMVTQVTEDNPQGEMVTAHQLAKKNPSFAPIADRLDSINRTLIDEATAKDEGRFTLAARSILSTTNLDKISEQESQLLSALLLLNIDQTFNLVGSHLVYTIAVPNDFVLQQSATAFVFRMPFTYWKMVIVKPDNDMMSVANALSNQLIQAMLLGFIPILLLTAWVFRRYFTRPLKHMAMAVADMGTLIEQKQYQKLSVNKLPHSNVSEIQVISEQTNQLIDRVVENEGALAEINVHLESQVTARTKDLQQAMDELKASQVHLVRSEKMATLGQMVAGVAHEVNTPLGYVRSNMELVGDNLMRFDELIQHTDQLLHALKEPEADQAQVTQLIEETLQCCEAIKEDEVSEDLTDLIKDGLYGVDQIAELVVSLRDFSRIDESKVKEVDINDCINTSLVMARNNLKTLDVSTSLAELPLIQCNPSQINQVLLNLFNNAAQAMPMDYKGTLQILSSVDESRQYVAISITDNGVGIKESILTQIFEPFFTTKKAGDGTGLGLAITAQIIEQHSGRIEVSSIVGTGTTFTILLPIQSIAHKTESSQALFES
- a CDS encoding response regulator, with the translated sequence MQKPKIAFIDDEPRILRSLKMHFRQSHDVFITTDAIELMEYISANEVQVVVSDQRMPDKQGTEVLRDIKAASPNTIRILLTGYADLNAVIDSVNEGEIYRYITKPWQNDELKKTVNKATEIAQKTQEITQNVTENHDTQNRIHASIDSKRSILVLDDDESVYQQIKSHFKSAYTVSWASNIEQAASLLQKKRFGVTITDSTLNKENITPIVYALKNIQPDLMVLMLTEFKDAHMVIDLINKGQVYRCLPRPTNFSMMSISLDRAFDHHERLVQQPILAARHHVEAVPEPETLNFSDKINRFFAKFRGWRIGR